The Eleutherodactylus coqui strain aEleCoq1 chromosome 13, aEleCoq1.hap1, whole genome shotgun sequence genome includes a window with the following:
- the ZBTB46 gene encoding zinc finger and BTB domain-containing protein 46 isoform X2, translating to MNNRKEDMEIPSHYRQLLNELNEQRQHGILCDVCIIVEGKIFKAHKNVLLGSSRYFKTLYCQVQKTSEQTTVTQLDIVTAQGFKAIIDFMYSAHLALTSKNVIEVMSAASYLQMTDIVQACHSFIKAALDISIKSETSDELVDYDMGAPSSSAEALLSAVVAGRSISPWLARRTSPANSSGDSAIASCHEVGSNYGKEDAEQKVDSQDEVSSVWPGDVCYGPMRIKEEQVSPSHYIGGGKGDSGSIYIDQGDGWQHSGRRKNRKNKETVRHITQQMVENCRTGSPEPSFISSTQWQYSNQDNSGDDVTVIEPGSSDSREERVDLYSQGEESLQGGEPNYLPHTLSLEKDNHPRVTSVSNLRSALLSKNSLLSLKADVLGEESSLLFEYLPKVNEFTVIRKKFKCPYCSFSAMHQCILKRHMRSHTGERPYPCEICGKKFTRREHMKRHTLVHSKDKKYVCKVCNRVFMSAASVGIKHGSRRHGVCVDCAGRGVARGSHSPDAMYSGEGHYLEDVDELKVDEDMGGEEEEDIKWKDEAETSQDDVILEDDEIEDCTPDVSRGPIKEFTWIA from the exons ATGAATAACCGTAAAGAGGACATGGAGATCCCGTCCCATTACAGGCAGCTTCTGAACGAGCTCAACGAGCAGCGGCAACATGGAATCCTCTGCGACGTCTGCATCATCGTGGAGGGGAAGATCTTCAAAGCGCACAAGAACGTCCTGCTGGGCAGCAGCCGCTACTTCAAGACCCTCTACTGTCAGGTACAGAAGACGTCCGAACAGACGACAGTCACCCAACTGGACATCGTCACCGCCCAGGGCTTCAAGGCCATCATAGACTTCATGTACTCGGCCCATTTGGCGCTGACCAGTAAGAACGTCATCGAGGTGATGTCGGCGGCCAGTTACCTCCAGATGACGGACATCGTCCAGGCCTGCCACAGCTTTATCAAGGCCGCCCTGGACATCAGCATCAAATCCGAGACTTCTGACGAGCTGGTAGACTATGATATGGGCGCGCCATCCAGTAGCGCCGAGGCCTTGCTGTCCGCTGTGGTGGCCGGCCGTAGTATTTCACCTTGGCTAGCCAGAAGGACGAGCCCGGCCAACTCTTCCGGAGACTCCGCCATCGCCAGCTGTCACGAAGTCGGCAGCAATTACGGCAAAGAGGACGCCGAGCAGAAAGTGGACAGTCAAGACGAGGTGTCTTCTGTGTGGCCGGGAGACGTGTGCTATGGACCAATGCGGATCAAGGAGGAGCAGGTCTCCCCGTCCCATTATATAGGCGGCGGCAAGGGGGATTCGGGAAGCATCTATATCGACCAAGGCGACGGCTGGCAGCACTCGGGGCGCAGGAAGAACCGCAAGAACAAGGAGACCGTTAGGCACATCACACAGCAGATGGTGGAGAACTGCAGAACAGGGTCCCCGGAGCCGTCCTTCATCTCCAGCACACAGTGGCAGTACAGCAACCAGGACAACTCCG GTGATGACGTGACCGTGATAGAGCCGGGCAGCTCTGACAGCCGGGAGGAACGTGTAGACTTGTACTCCCAAGGAGAAGAGTCCTTACAAGGCGGGGAGCCCAATTACTTACCTCACACGCTGAGTCTGGAGAAAGACAATCACCCACGGGTCACCAGCGTCTCCAACCTGCGCAGCGCCCTCCTGAGCAAAAACAGCCTGCTGTCTCTCAAGGCCGATGTCCTGGGCGAGGAGAGTTCTTTGCTTTTCGAATACCTGCCCAAAG TGAACGAGTTCACGGTTATCCGGAAGAAGTTCAAGTGTCCGTATTGCAGCTTCTCCGCCATGCACCAGTGCATCCTGAAGAGACACATGCGGTCGCACACAGGGGAGCGGCCGTATCCCTGCGAGATCTGCGGGAAGAAGTTTACAAGGAGGGAGCACATGAAGCGCCACACACTG GTCCACAGCAAAGACAAGAAATACGTCTGTAAGGTGTGCAACCGGGTCTTCATGTCCGCAGCCAGCGTGGGCATCAAACATGGCTCCCGGCGACACGGAGTCTGCGTGGACTGTGCAGGTCGCGGGGTGGCCCGGGGAAGCCATTCCCCAGACGCCATGTACTCAGGAGAAGGCCACTACCTGGAAGACGTGGACGAGCTGAAGGTGGACGAAGACATGGGCggggaagaagaggaagacaTTAAGTGGAAAGACGAGGCGGAGACCTCGCAGGACGACGTCATACTAGAGGACGATGAAATCGAGGACTGTACGCCGGACGTCAGTCGGGGACCAATCAAGGAATTTACTTGGATAGCGTAG
- the ZBTB46 gene encoding zinc finger and BTB domain-containing protein 46 isoform X1: MNNRKEDMEIPSHYRQLLNELNEQRQHGILCDVCIIVEGKIFKAHKNVLLGSSRYFKTLYCQVQKTSEQTTVTQLDIVTAQGFKAIIDFMYSAHLALTSKNVIEVMSAASYLQMTDIVQACHSFIKAALDISIKSETSDELVDYDMGAPSSSAEALLSAVVAGRSISPWLARRTSPANSSGDSAIASCHEVGSNYGKEDAEQKVDSQDEVSSVWPGDVCYGPMRIKEEQVSPSHYIGGGKGDSGSIYIDQGDGWQHSGRRKNRKNKETVRHITQQMVENCRTGSPEPSFISSTQWQYSNQDNSGDDVTVIEPGSSDSREERVDLYSQGEESLQGGEPNYLPHTLSLEKDNHPRVTSVSNLRSALLSKNSLLSLKADVLGEESSLLFEYLPKGTHSLSLNEFTVIRKKFKCPYCSFSAMHQCILKRHMRSHTGERPYPCEICGKKFTRREHMKRHTLVHSKDKKYVCKVCNRVFMSAASVGIKHGSRRHGVCVDCAGRGVARGSHSPDAMYSGEGHYLEDVDELKVDEDMGGEEEEDIKWKDEAETSQDDVILEDDEIEDCTPDVSRGPIKEFTWIA, encoded by the exons ATGAATAACCGTAAAGAGGACATGGAGATCCCGTCCCATTACAGGCAGCTTCTGAACGAGCTCAACGAGCAGCGGCAACATGGAATCCTCTGCGACGTCTGCATCATCGTGGAGGGGAAGATCTTCAAAGCGCACAAGAACGTCCTGCTGGGCAGCAGCCGCTACTTCAAGACCCTCTACTGTCAGGTACAGAAGACGTCCGAACAGACGACAGTCACCCAACTGGACATCGTCACCGCCCAGGGCTTCAAGGCCATCATAGACTTCATGTACTCGGCCCATTTGGCGCTGACCAGTAAGAACGTCATCGAGGTGATGTCGGCGGCCAGTTACCTCCAGATGACGGACATCGTCCAGGCCTGCCACAGCTTTATCAAGGCCGCCCTGGACATCAGCATCAAATCCGAGACTTCTGACGAGCTGGTAGACTATGATATGGGCGCGCCATCCAGTAGCGCCGAGGCCTTGCTGTCCGCTGTGGTGGCCGGCCGTAGTATTTCACCTTGGCTAGCCAGAAGGACGAGCCCGGCCAACTCTTCCGGAGACTCCGCCATCGCCAGCTGTCACGAAGTCGGCAGCAATTACGGCAAAGAGGACGCCGAGCAGAAAGTGGACAGTCAAGACGAGGTGTCTTCTGTGTGGCCGGGAGACGTGTGCTATGGACCAATGCGGATCAAGGAGGAGCAGGTCTCCCCGTCCCATTATATAGGCGGCGGCAAGGGGGATTCGGGAAGCATCTATATCGACCAAGGCGACGGCTGGCAGCACTCGGGGCGCAGGAAGAACCGCAAGAACAAGGAGACCGTTAGGCACATCACACAGCAGATGGTGGAGAACTGCAGAACAGGGTCCCCGGAGCCGTCCTTCATCTCCAGCACACAGTGGCAGTACAGCAACCAGGACAACTCCG GTGATGACGTGACCGTGATAGAGCCGGGCAGCTCTGACAGCCGGGAGGAACGTGTAGACTTGTACTCCCAAGGAGAAGAGTCCTTACAAGGCGGGGAGCCCAATTACTTACCTCACACGCTGAGTCTGGAGAAAGACAATCACCCACGGGTCACCAGCGTCTCCAACCTGCGCAGCGCCCTCCTGAGCAAAAACAGCCTGCTGTCTCTCAAGGCCGATGTCCTGGGCGAGGAGAGTTCTTTGCTTTTCGAATACCTGCCCAAAGGTACCCACTCGCTCTCTC TGAACGAGTTCACGGTTATCCGGAAGAAGTTCAAGTGTCCGTATTGCAGCTTCTCCGCCATGCACCAGTGCATCCTGAAGAGACACATGCGGTCGCACACAGGGGAGCGGCCGTATCCCTGCGAGATCTGCGGGAAGAAGTTTACAAGGAGGGAGCACATGAAGCGCCACACACTG GTCCACAGCAAAGACAAGAAATACGTCTGTAAGGTGTGCAACCGGGTCTTCATGTCCGCAGCCAGCGTGGGCATCAAACATGGCTCCCGGCGACACGGAGTCTGCGTGGACTGTGCAGGTCGCGGGGTGGCCCGGGGAAGCCATTCCCCAGACGCCATGTACTCAGGAGAAGGCCACTACCTGGAAGACGTGGACGAGCTGAAGGTGGACGAAGACATGGGCggggaagaagaggaagacaTTAAGTGGAAAGACGAGGCGGAGACCTCGCAGGACGACGTCATACTAGAGGACGATGAAATCGAGGACTGTACGCCGGACGTCAGTCGGGGACCAATCAAGGAATTTACTTGGATAGCGTAG